The genomic window TTATTTGGGATTTGGATGGAACCTTACTGGATTCTTATGAAGCCATTTTAGCAGGAATTGAGGAAACCTATCGTCAGTTTTCTCTTCCTTATAATAAGAAAGAAGTTAGAGCTTTTATCTTGAAATATTCTGTCCAGGATTTATTGGAGCAAGTGGCAAAAGAGCGAGGACTAGATGTAGGGCTCCTCAATCAAGTTCGTGCTCAGAGCTTGGCTGAAAAAAATGCCCAAGTCGTCTTGATGCCAGGTGCACGTGAGGTTCTAGCTTGGGCAGATCAGCAAGGAATTCAGCAATTTGTCTATACTCATAAAGGAGACAATGCCTTTACCATTTTACGTGATCTAGGATTGGATTCTTATTTTACAGAAATTTTGACAAGCCAGAGCGGTTTTGCTCGTAAACCAAGTCCAGAAGCAGCTACCTACCTCATCGATAAATACCACTTGGATCCAGAACAGACCTATTATATAGGAGATAGAACTTTGGATATCGATTTTGCTCAAAACAGTGGCATCCAGAGTATCAATTTCCTTGCCTCTCCCGCAGCTTGTAATCAACAGATAGAGCATTTAGAAGATATTAGCTCGCTTTCTTTCTAGAGTTTTTTAGGAAGAATGTGTCAGCTTGATGACAAGAAACTAACAAACTATTTCAAGTAATTTGATTTGTTACAACGAATGTACAGTTCTGTTAAATAGCCCCAAAAGGGCTTTTTTAATTTTTTCTTTGTGTTATGATAGACAGGTACTACATTTGAAAAGGAGTTTGAATAGTATGAAGATAAGAATTATTTTAGCATCAACAGTAGCTTTATCACTTGCCCCTTCTTTGGCAGCTCAAGCAGAGGAAATTGCATGGTCGCCACGTACAGTAGAGCAAATTCAAAACGATGTTGCTAAAAGCGAAAATAAAACAAGTTATACAATTAAGTACGGAGATACCCTAAGTACAATTGCAGAAGCTTTGGGAGTAGACTTAAATGTCCTTGCTAACTTGAACAAGATCAGCAATATTGATTTGATTTTCCCTGAGACAGTTCTTACTACAACTGTTAACGAAGATGAAGAAGTAACAGAAGTTGAAGTATACACACCTCAAGAAAACAGTGGTGAAGGAACAACTGCGACAGCAGATTTGACAAACAACCAAGTCACTGTTGATGATCAAACTGTAAAAGTTGAAGATTTGACTCAACCAGTTGAAGAAACAGAGGTTGTAGCAGAAACAACAGATTCACAAGCTAGTGAGGATGCAACAACAGAAACTGCAACACCAGCAGAAGAAACAGTAGTAGATACTACTACAGAGGCTGCAGCAGAAACATCTGCCGTCGAAGAAACAGCAACTACTGTTGAGGAAACAACTACGATCGCTGAACCAACAACTACAGTTGCTGAACCAACTACAACTGTTGAAGAAACAACGACTACAGTTGAGGAGACAACTACAACAGAAGCTACTACTGAAGAAGTAACAGAAGCTCAGTCAGCTCCAGCAACTTATCAAGCTGAACCAAGTCAAGGTGCA from Streptococcus sp. oral taxon 061 includes these protein-coding regions:
- a CDS encoding HAD family hydrolase, producing MQETAFIWDLDGTLLDSYEAILAGIEETYRQFSLPYNKKEVRAFILKYSVQDLLEQVAKERGLDVGLLNQVRAQSLAEKNAQVVLMPGAREVLAWADQQGIQQFVYTHKGDNAFTILRDLGLDSYFTEILTSQSGFARKPSPEAATYLIDKYHLDPEQTYYIGDRTLDIDFAQNSGIQSINFLASPAACNQQIEHLEDISSLSF
- a CDS encoding LysM domain-containing protein, producing the protein MKIRIILASTVALSLAPSLAAQAEEIAWSPRTVEQIQNDVAKSENKTSYTIKYGDTLSTIAEALGVDLNVLANLNKISNIDLIFPETVLTTTVNEDEEVTEVEVYTPQENSGEGTTATADLTNNQVTVDDQTVKVEDLTQPVEETEVVAETTDSQASEDATTETATPAEETVVDTTTEAAAETSAVEETATTVEETTTIAEPTTTVAEPTTTVEETTTTVEETTTTEATTEEVTEAQSAPATYQAEPSQGASATYTAPAAPDYASIAASKSENAGLQPQTAAFKEEVANLFGITSFSGYRPGDSGDHGKGLAIDFMVPVSSALGDQIADYAIQNMASRGISYIIWKQRFYAPFDSKYGPAYTWNPMPDRGSVTENHYDHVHVSMN